A window of Nitrospirota bacterium contains these coding sequences:
- a CDS encoding rhodanese-like domain-containing protein has protein sequence MVNKRMRLFVLTSMIAMVLLGTAGLSFAEKPTVLAPCKQCHQPEKDLVRGTLVSVSEKFKTINVQVGQKLVWIINYGDDLKITGADKLLSVSKDKEIGIRFTGDEKKPYAVSLTVKPPAKVAPEKLVTADEISKLVAMGPEKGSYLLVDSRPKPRFNEGHIPHAVSLDNTKFDELKDKMLPKEKDRLIIFYCGGVT, from the coding sequence ATGGTTAACAAGAGAATGCGATTATTTGTTCTGACTTCGATGATAGCAATGGTTCTTCTTGGAACGGCAGGGCTGTCATTTGCAGAAAAGCCTACAGTCCTGGCTCCATGCAAACAGTGTCACCAGCCTGAAAAAGACCTGGTCAGGGGCACTCTCGTATCTGTCTCGGAAAAATTCAAGACCATCAATGTCCAGGTGGGGCAGAAACTCGTATGGATAATCAATTATGGCGATGATCTGAAGATCACCGGCGCCGACAAACTCTTGTCTGTCTCCAAGGATAAAGAGATCGGCATCAGGTTCACCGGCGACGAGAAGAAACCCTATGCTGTAAGCCTTACGGTAAAGCCGCCGGCAAAGGTCGCTCCCGAAAAGCTCGTTACTGCTGACGAGATATCAAAGCTTGTCGCTATGGGCCCTGAAAAAGGCAGCTATCTGCTCGTTGATTCAAGACCCAAGCCGAGATTCAACGAGGGGCATATCCCTCATGCGGTATCCCTCGATAACACCAAATTCGACGAACTGAAAGACAAAATGCTGCCAAAGGAGAAGGATAGACTCATTATCTTCTACTGCGGCGGCGTAACCTGA
- the nuoK gene encoding NADH-quinone oxidoreductase subunit NuoK translates to MVPLNWYLILSAAVFMIGMFGFLTRKNVIIMFMSVELMLNAVNISLVSFSHYLQDMRGHILVFFIITVAAAEAAIGLAIILALFRNKQTAHVDEMNEMKG, encoded by the coding sequence ATGGTTCCTTTGAACTGGTATCTGATCCTGAGTGCAGCGGTTTTTATGATAGGCATGTTCGGCTTCCTCACCAGGAAGAATGTTATCATCATGTTCATGTCGGTTGAGTTGATGCTGAACGCGGTGAATATCAGCCTTGTATCATTCAGCCACTATCTGCAGGATATGCGCGGCCATATTCTTGTTTTTTTTATCATTACGGTAGCAGCAGCAGAAGCGGCAATAGGGCTTGCGATCATCCTTGCACTGTTCAGGAACAAGCAGACAGCACATGTCGATGAAATGAATGAGATGAAGGGATAA
- a CDS encoding NADH-quinone oxidoreductase subunit M, which translates to MEQTMNNALGFPILSMLICWPLVGAAFLLFINRTNEQAIKLVSLLISVATFLLSIFLFTHFDKSTHMMQFAEHYAWIPILNMNYHLGLDGISVLFVLLATLVTVLSVLISWESVRMKMKEFFICILVLESAMIGVFCSLDFMLFYLFWEAMLIPMYLLIGVWGGPNRVYAAIKFFLYTLVGSVLMLVGIMVLYFYAGRTFSILELMTKAYPYKMQLMLFWAFFAAFAVKVPMFPVHTWLPDAHTEAPTAGSVILAAVLIKMGAYGFLRFSLPLLPDASREMAPVMLVLSVIAIIYGGIICLAQTDLKRLIAYSSVSHMGFVTLGIFALNTQGVEGGILQMLNHGIVTGALFLSVGIIYERTHTRVIADYGGVASVMPIYSSLFIVFTFASIGLPATNGFVGEFLILLGGFKASQWAGVLSASGIIIGAGYMLWLYQRVFFMETSQKVAGLQDITTRELMTLLPMVVLIFWIGIYPNTYLSFMHPSVQHLLERVNGGSAPAVAANVITQILK; encoded by the coding sequence ATGGAACAGACGATGAATAACGCATTGGGATTTCCGATACTGAGCATGCTGATCTGCTGGCCGCTGGTCGGGGCGGCCTTTCTCCTGTTCATCAATCGGACGAATGAGCAGGCGATCAAGCTGGTGAGCCTTCTCATTAGCGTTGCAACGTTTCTCCTCTCCATCTTTCTCTTTACCCATTTCGATAAATCAACGCATATGATGCAGTTTGCCGAACACTATGCATGGATACCGATCCTGAACATGAATTACCATCTTGGACTCGATGGTATCAGCGTGCTTTTTGTCCTTCTGGCGACGCTCGTCACGGTCCTCAGCGTGCTGATCTCCTGGGAATCGGTCAGGATGAAGATGAAGGAATTCTTCATCTGTATTCTGGTGCTCGAAAGCGCCATGATCGGGGTCTTCTGCTCCCTTGATTTCATGCTTTTCTATCTGTTCTGGGAGGCTATGCTCATCCCGATGTACCTGCTTATCGGTGTATGGGGCGGACCGAACAGGGTTTATGCCGCCATAAAGTTCTTCTTGTACACCCTTGTCGGTAGCGTGCTGATGCTTGTCGGTATCATGGTACTCTATTTCTATGCAGGCAGGACCTTTAGTATTCTTGAGCTTATGACAAAGGCTTATCCGTACAAGATGCAGCTGATGCTCTTCTGGGCATTCTTTGCAGCCTTTGCCGTGAAGGTGCCGATGTTCCCGGTGCATACCTGGCTGCCTGATGCACATACCGAGGCGCCGACTGCCGGCAGTGTCATCCTTGCTGCCGTGCTTATCAAGATGGGCGCATACGGTTTTCTCAGGTTCTCGCTGCCGCTTCTGCCCGATGCTTCCCGTGAGATGGCACCGGTAATGCTCGTACTGTCGGTAATAGCCATCATCTACGGCGGCATCATCTGTCTTGCACAGACCGACCTGAAAAGGCTTATCGCTTACAGTTCCGTCAGCCACATGGGGTTTGTGACCCTCGGCATCTTTGCCCTGAACACACAGGGCGTTGAGGGCGGGATACTGCAGATGCTGAACCACGGCATTGTTACCGGCGCCCTGTTCTTAAGCGTCGGCATCATTTATGAAAGGACGCATACGAGGGTTATCGCTGATTATGGCGGTGTTGCCTCGGTAATGCCGATATACTCCTCGCTCTTTATTGTCTTTACCTTTGCGTCCATAGGCCTGCCTGCGACAAACGGTTTTGTGGGAGAGTTCCTCATTCTCCTTGGCGGATTTAAGGCCAGTCAGTGGGCCGGAGTGCTCTCGGCATCAGGTATTATCATCGGCGCAGGGTACATGCTCTGGCTTTATCAGCGGGTATTTTTTATGGAGACGAGTCAAAAAGTTGCAGGACTTCAGGACATAACAACAAGAGAACTGATGACGCTTCTTCCAATGGTTGTCCTGATATTCTGGATCGGCATTTATCCGAACACTTATCTGAGCTTTATGCATCCGTCAGTACAGCACCTTCTTGAGAGGGTGAACGGTGGCAGCGCACCGGCAGTGGCGGCGAATGTTATTACGCAGATCTTGAAATGA
- a CDS encoding NADH-quinone oxidoreductase subunit J, whose protein sequence is MLQQLFFGYYAVTIIVLSLLVVTRRNPVHSVMWMLLLFFHIAGLYLFLNAEFIAAIQIIVYAGAILVLFLFVVLLLNLKEEISIKQFVGSWPAGLFVTGLLFVSIVSALGSYIQGPVGKHTIEAVRSETHTKALGRLLYTEYLFPFEIASLILLVAVVGAIVLAKRKLRS, encoded by the coding sequence ATGCTGCAACAACTTTTCTTCGGCTATTATGCAGTTACGATCATCGTGCTGTCGCTGCTTGTCGTAACGCGCAGGAACCCGGTGCACAGTGTGATGTGGATGCTGCTGCTTTTCTTCCATATCGCAGGCCTGTACCTCTTCCTGAATGCTGAGTTCATTGCGGCGATCCAGATAATTGTCTATGCCGGCGCGATCCTGGTCCTATTCCTTTTTGTGGTCCTGCTGCTCAATCTGAAGGAAGAGATCTCGATCAAACAATTTGTCGGCTCATGGCCTGCCGGACTGTTTGTTACCGGACTGCTCTTTGTTTCTATCGTGTCTGCGCTCGGGTCCTATATTCAAGGGCCGGTTGGCAAACATACCATTGAAGCTGTCAGGAGTGAGACGCACACAAAGGCCCTGGGAAGGCTCCTGTATACCGAGTATCTGTTCCCCTTTGAAATAGCATCCCTGATCCTGCTTGTGGCTGTCGTCGGTGCGATAGTCCTTGCAAAAAGGAAGCTGAGGAGTTAA
- a CDS encoding PAS domain-containing protein, translating to MEDKNKTKDQLIAELTEMRQQAAEMEKLRAKFNRVQKMMREAVVRANDEKAKTEAIIATLGDGISIQDIHYKVLFQNEQHKRLVGDHAGEYCYRAYQKKDHVCAGCHLSLSFKDGKIHKKEQFRITDSGKIYYEIISSSLRNARGEIVAGIEAVRDITERKNAEMEKEDLIAQLKEALENINTLKGNDPHVCMVQESPRRQGLLESGGNVC from the coding sequence ATGGAAGATAAAAACAAGACAAAAGATCAGCTCATTGCCGAACTGACTGAAATGCGCCAACAGGCCGCGGAGATGGAAAAGCTCAGGGCCAAGTTCAACCGTGTCCAGAAGATGATGAGAGAGGCTGTTGTGCGGGCAAATGACGAAAAGGCAAAGACTGAGGCTATCATAGCAACCCTGGGAGATGGGATCAGCATTCAGGACATTCACTACAAGGTCCTTTTTCAGAATGAGCAGCACAAGCGGCTTGTCGGCGATCATGCCGGTGAATACTGTTACAGGGCCTATCAGAAAAAGGACCATGTTTGCGCGGGATGTCATCTGTCGCTTTCTTTCAAAGATGGAAAAATTCACAAGAAAGAGCAGTTCAGGATTACCGATAGCGGCAAAATCTATTACGAGATCATCTCATCTTCGTTGCGAAATGCGCGTGGCGAGATTGTCGCCGGCATTGAGGCAGTCAGGGATATAACCGAACGCAAGAATGCGGAGATGGAAAAAGAGGATCTCATTGCGCAGCTGAAAGAAGCACTTGAAAATATCAACACATTAAAAGGTAATGATCCCCATGTGTGCATGGTGCAGGAAAGTCCGCGACGACAGGGGTTACTGGAGTCAGGTGGAAATGTATGTTGA
- the typA gene encoding translational GTPase TypA, which translates to MKRENLRNIAIIAHVDHGKTTLVDGMLRQSGTFRENERVQERVMDNIDLERERGITIMAKNTAVDYHGTRINIIDTPGHADFGGEVERTLKMVDGVLLLVDASEGPLPQTRFVLKKALELNLPPIIVVNKIDRPDARIQDVLNEVYDLFIDLDATEDQLDFPIAYTNAKLGTAKLDLNEENNDLKPLFELILNTIPAPQGDENGVLQLLVTNIDYNDYVGRLAIARVFSGTVKVGEWVAVVNSDGETIKTKVTQLYGFQGLDRVDIKEASVGDIVALAGIEGINIGDTITNIDNPKPLPRITVDEPTISMVFAVNTSPFAGKEGKYVTSRNIRERLEKELLYNVSIKVDFSNMDAFRVMGRGELQLAILIEMMRREGYELSVSMPETITKEINGKVHEPMEMLVIDVPEEYVGVVTQQAGMRRGRMQKMQNNGHGRVRVEFRIPSRGLIGFRSQFLTDTRGTGLLNHLFDGYEPWQGPISKRQTGALVADRAGKTTTYALFHLQPRGTLFVQENVPVYEGMIIGENSRDNDLDVNVIKEKKMTNMRASGADEALQLIPQKLMSLEQAIEFLKEDELVEITPQSIRLRKKVLQAGKRPRHKDIGA; encoded by the coding sequence ATGAAACGCGAGAATTTGAGAAACATAGCAATTATAGCCCATGTTGACCATGGCAAGACGACGCTTGTTGACGGCATGCTCAGGCAGTCCGGTACCTTTCGGGAGAACGAGAGGGTGCAGGAGCGGGTCATGGACAATATTGATCTGGAACGCGAGCGCGGCATTACGATCATGGCAAAGAACACTGCGGTGGACTATCACGGCACGAGGATCAATATCATTGACACGCCCGGCCATGCCGATTTTGGCGGCGAAGTAGAGCGAACGCTCAAGATGGTCGATGGCGTTCTTCTCCTTGTTGACGCCTCGGAAGGTCCGCTGCCGCAGACACGGTTCGTGCTGAAAAAGGCGCTCGAACTTAATCTCCCGCCCATCATTGTGGTCAACAAGATAGACAGGCCTGATGCACGCATTCAGGATGTGCTGAACGAGGTCTATGATCTCTTCATCGACCTCGATGCAACCGAGGACCAGCTGGATTTCCCGATCGCCTATACGAACGCAAAGCTGGGCACGGCAAAGCTCGACCTGAACGAAGAAAATAATGATCTGAAGCCGCTTTTTGAGCTGATATTGAATACCATTCCGGCTCCTCAGGGAGACGAGAACGGAGTGCTCCAGCTTTTAGTTACGAACATCGATTACAACGACTATGTGGGCAGGCTTGCGATCGCCAGGGTCTTTTCCGGAACCGTAAAGGTTGGAGAATGGGTGGCTGTTGTGAACAGCGATGGAGAGACCATCAAGACAAAGGTGACACAGCTCTATGGTTTTCAGGGTCTTGACCGAGTTGATATCAAAGAGGCCTCTGTGGGCGACATTGTCGCTCTTGCGGGCATTGAAGGTATAAACATCGGCGATACGATAACAAATATTGATAACCCGAAGCCTCTTCCGCGCATCACGGTTGATGAACCGACCATATCCATGGTCTTTGCGGTGAACACTTCTCCCTTTGCAGGCAAGGAAGGGAAATATGTAACGTCAAGAAATATCAGGGAACGACTCGAAAAAGAGCTTCTCTATAATGTTTCGATCAAGGTTGATTTCAGCAACATGGACGCCTTCAGGGTTATGGGCAGGGGCGAACTGCAGCTCGCAATCCTCATCGAGATGATGAGAAGGGAAGGATACGAGCTTTCTGTTTCCATGCCCGAGACCATCACAAAAGAGATCAACGGCAAGGTGCATGAGCCGATGGAGATGCTGGTGATAGACGTGCCCGAGGAGTATGTCGGCGTTGTTACCCAGCAGGCCGGTATGCGCAGGGGAAGGATGCAGAAGATGCAGAACAACGGCCACGGGAGAGTACGGGTCGAGTTCCGGATACCTTCGCGCGGGCTTATCGGATTCCGTTCCCAGTTCCTGACGGACACGCGCGGCACCGGACTGCTGAACCATCTGTTTGACGGGTATGAACCCTGGCAGGGGCCCATATCAAAGCGTCAGACCGGCGCTCTCGTTGCAGACAGGGCCGGCAAAACAACGACTTATGCACTTTTCCATCTCCAGCCCCGCGGCACACTTTTTGTCCAGGAAAATGTTCCGGTATACGAGGGCATGATCATCGGTGAGAATTCCCGGGACAATGACCTTGACGTGAACGTTATCAAGGAAAAGAAGATGACGAATATGCGGGCGTCAGGCGCGGATGAGGCGCTCCAGCTCATACCCCAGAAACTCATGAGCCTTGAGCAGGCAATAGAATTCCTCAAAGAAGACGAATTGGTCGAGATAACGCCCCAGTCCATCAGACTCAGGAAAAAGGTGCTTCAGGCAGGCAAGAGACCGCGCCATAAAGATATAGGCGCCTAA
- a CDS encoding NADH-quinone oxidoreductase subunit N produces MPLTMPNLTPVMPEMVMTVMAIVMLMAELVIKRKETIGFLTIIGASAASFTLVGSLGTTFGGMYISDGYSTFFKLIFLVNLILTVLMSSKYLETVKINFGEYYSLILFATLGMMLMASAADIIVLYLGLELMALSTYILAGFIRYDIKSNEAAMKYLLLGAFASAMLLYGTSMIYGLTGTTNLRDIAAYIVKTNLASNPVLMLSMILFAAAFSFKIAAVPFHMWAPDAYEGAPTPITSFMSVGPKAAGFAVLGRVFLTAFGSVRIDWAVIFIPIAILTMAVGNIVALSQTNIKRMLAYSSIAHAGYMLVGIIAGTPDGMASVLNYMFIYAFMNIGAFAIIVMLRTEGFKGEEITDYEGLAKTHPTAAALMLIFMFSLTGIPPMAGFMGKFYLFMSAISAGYTWLVIIAVLFSAISAYFYLRIVMLMYMKEPKETVQLNSSPGLVLVFTVTAAAVLFIGILPSKLLLLARLAISAF; encoded by the coding sequence ATGCCCCTGACAATGCCTAACCTTACGCCTGTGATGCCTGAAATGGTGATGACGGTTATGGCGATCGTCATGCTCATGGCTGAGCTTGTGATCAAGAGGAAGGAGACGATCGGATTTCTTACGATCATCGGCGCGAGCGCTGCCTCTTTTACGCTTGTAGGTTCCCTGGGCACGACCTTTGGCGGCATGTATATCTCTGACGGGTACAGTACCTTCTTCAAGCTCATCTTTCTCGTCAATCTGATTCTTACGGTCCTGATGTCTTCGAAATACCTCGAGACCGTGAAGATCAACTTCGGCGAATACTACAGCCTTATCCTCTTTGCAACGCTCGGTATGATGCTTATGGCATCTGCAGCCGATATCATCGTTCTCTATCTTGGTCTTGAGCTTATGGCCCTGAGCACGTATATCCTTGCCGGCTTCATCCGGTATGATATCAAGTCGAACGAAGCTGCCATGAAATATCTGCTCCTGGGCGCCTTTGCATCAGCTATGCTCCTGTATGGAACGTCAATGATCTACGGGCTCACCGGCACGACGAACCTCAGGGACATAGCAGCATATATCGTGAAAACCAATCTTGCTTCAAATCCTGTGCTGATGCTTTCGATGATCCTGTTTGCCGCTGCTTTTTCCTTCAAGATCGCTGCGGTGCCGTTTCATATGTGGGCACCTGATGCATATGAGGGAGCCCCCACGCCAATAACCTCATTCATGTCAGTCGGGCCAAAGGCAGCAGGGTTTGCTGTGCTCGGCCGGGTTTTTCTCACCGCATTCGGCTCCGTTCGTATTGACTGGGCTGTGATATTCATTCCGATAGCGATCCTCACCATGGCTGTCGGAAACATCGTTGCCCTTTCACAGACGAATATCAAGAGGATGCTGGCTTACTCCTCGATCGCACATGCCGGGTACATGCTTGTCGGTATCATAGCAGGAACTCCTGACGGCATGGCGAGCGTGCTGAACTATATGTTCATATACGCATTTATGAATATCGGCGCTTTTGCCATTATCGTCATGCTCAGGACAGAAGGGTTCAAGGGAGAGGAGATTACTGATTATGAGGGGCTTGCCAAGACCCACCCGACGGCAGCAGCACTTATGCTCATCTTCATGTTCTCGCTTACCGGCATACCGCCTATGGCAGGGTTTATGGGCAAGTTCTACCTCTTTATGTCTGCCATCAGTGCCGGTTACACCTGGCTTGTGATTATCGCAGTTCTCTTTAGTGCCATATCCGCATACTTTTATCTCAGAATCGTTATGCTTATGTACATGAAAGAGCCGAAAGAGACCGTACAGCTGAACAGTTCTCCGGGATTGGTGCTGGTATTTACCGTAACTGCCGCTGCAGTGCTTTTCATCGGCATATTGCCGTCAAAGCTCCTGCTGCTCGCCAGGCTGGCAATCTCCGCATTTTAG
- the nuoI gene encoding NADH-quinone oxidoreductase subunit NuoI: protein MKNSLIKIMFFTEILKGMALTFRTLFKPAVTRRYPLVKVPAQPGYRGLHALAKDNTGRMKCVGCGLCGAYCPSQCIHIYTTEGEDHNKVVDRYEVDVARCIFCGFCVEACPFGAITLSEHYEYSNYSRDAFYMNKESLLSNWDKYFEGEKGKQYFKKFWRPLTEDFKGNPEQAMFSKIPGKEKR from the coding sequence ATGAAGAATTCTTTGATAAAAATAATGTTTTTTACCGAGATACTGAAGGGCATGGCTCTTACGTTCAGGACACTTTTCAAGCCGGCAGTTACACGACGGTATCCGCTTGTAAAGGTGCCGGCTCAGCCCGGGTACCGCGGCCTGCATGCGCTTGCCAAAGATAATACGGGAAGAATGAAGTGTGTGGGATGCGGTCTTTGCGGAGCCTACTGTCCGTCGCAGTGCATTCATATCTATACAACAGAGGGCGAAGACCATAACAAGGTCGTTGACCGGTATGAGGTCGACGTAGCCCGGTGCATCTTCTGCGGCTTTTGTGTTGAGGCCTGCCCTTTTGGCGCCATAACCCTGAGCGAGCACTATGAATATTCCAACTACTCGAGAGATGCATTTTATATGAACAAGGAGAGTCTGCTTTCAAACTGGGACAAGTATTTCGAAGGTGAAAAAGGGAAACAGTATTTTAAGAAATTCTGGAGGCCCCTGACCGAAGACTTCAAGGGCAACCCTGAACAGGCAATGTTCAGCAAAATACCCGGAAAGGAAAAACGATAG
- the cysQ gene encoding 3'(2'),5'-bisphosphate nucleotidase CysQ, with protein MPLVSEKLFSVLPNLLRLSWEAGKAILEVYNSDFAVEQKDDKSPLTLADRRSHEIIAVELAALQDWPLPLLSEEGRNISYEERKIWDMFWLVDPLDGTREFVKRNGEFTVNIALIQNGRPLLGVIYIPVKNVFYFAAENLGAFKLENGDVLLSQSIDRILKCSIKLPLAPCLLPLASRVTVIGSRSPMSPETEQFINDLRTKYKKVDFLAAGSSLKFCLIAEGKADIYPRFGPTMEWDTAAGQAIVEQAGGRVLRAGSREPLSYNKENLLNPSFIVYRS; from the coding sequence ATGCCACTTGTTAGCGAAAAACTCTTTTCTGTCCTTCCCAACCTGCTCAGACTCTCCTGGGAAGCAGGCAAGGCCATTCTTGAAGTCTACAACTCTGACTTTGCTGTCGAGCAAAAGGACGATAAAAGCCCGCTTACGCTTGCGGACAGACGCTCGCACGAGATTATAGCCGTGGAGCTTGCGGCCTTACAGGACTGGCCCCTCCCCCTGCTGAGCGAGGAGGGAAGGAATATATCCTATGAAGAACGGAAGATCTGGGATATGTTCTGGCTTGTCGACCCGCTCGACGGGACCAGGGAGTTCGTCAAGCGCAACGGCGAATTTACCGTGAACATCGCACTGATACAGAACGGCAGACCTCTGCTCGGCGTCATATACATCCCGGTGAAGAATGTTTTCTATTTTGCAGCAGAAAATCTCGGAGCGTTCAAGCTGGAGAATGGCGATGTGCTGTTATCCCAGTCCATTGACAGAATCCTCAAATGTTCAATAAAACTTCCTCTTGCCCCTTGCCTCTTGCCCCTTGCCTCTCGCGTTACGGTCATCGGCAGCCGTTCACCTATGTCACCGGAAACAGAACAGTTCATCAATGACTTGAGGACAAAATATAAAAAGGTCGATTTTCTGGCAGCAGGGAGTTCCCTCAAGTTTTGTCTGATCGCTGAAGGCAAGGCAGACATTTATCCACGGTTTGGCCCTACCATGGAATGGGACACAGCAGCAGGACAGGCGATTGTGGAACAGGCAGGCGGCAGGGTCCTCAGGGCGGGCTCACGAGAGCCCCTGTCTTACAATAAAGAGAACCTTCTTAATCCAAGCTTTATCGTGTACAGATCGTAA
- the nuoL gene encoding NADH-quinone oxidoreductase subunit L, with translation MNLYVMIPFLPLAAFLINILFGRKLLKENAHWVSIAAVAGSWVVAVMALTDVLSGAKINYDVFTWILSGGFKVSVGFLIDQLTVVMLIVVTTCSLLIHIYSVGYMHGDPGYYRFFSYLSLFTFSMLMLVMANNFLQLYFGWEGVGLCSYFLIGYYFNKKSASDAGKKAFIVNRFGDFGFGIGIFMIFITFGNVYYEPVFSQAGSFANTSVNFLGFDVHLMTLIALLLFCGSVGKSAQMPLHVWLPDAMEGPTPVSALIHAATMVTAGVFLVARCSPIFSLSETALMVVALTGAITSLFAATIGLVQNDLKRIIAYSTVSQLGYMFLACGVGAYTAGVFHLYTHAFFKALLFLCAGSVMHAMGGELNIQKMGNLKKYMPVTYITMLIASFSISGIPGLAGFFSKDEILWLAYSGPSPVGKFVWAIGTLVAFLTAFYSFRLIFLTFHGPFRGTHEQEHHLHESPKSMTVPLMLLCIGAVAAGWVGIPHLVGGGAHFTEFMKPVLGHPEGHGTHAEEWMVMGISVMVGLAGIGLAYFMYLVRPELPARISQQFAAVHRILFNKYYVDELYDLIIIRPTIWIAKNVLIGVTDARIIEAIVNGVPNAIAAFSSGLRRIQTGLMQHYATIMATGILLIIAMMLLR, from the coding sequence ATGAACCTTTATGTAATGATACCGTTCCTGCCGCTTGCCGCTTTTTTGATCAACATCCTTTTCGGCAGGAAATTACTGAAGGAAAATGCGCACTGGGTCTCTATCGCGGCCGTGGCCGGGTCTTGGGTTGTTGCGGTGATGGCGCTCACGGATGTGCTTTCCGGCGCAAAGATCAACTATGATGTATTCACCTGGATACTCTCCGGAGGGTTCAAGGTATCGGTAGGGTTCCTCATCGACCAGCTCACAGTTGTAATGCTTATCGTGGTAACGACCTGCAGCCTGCTGATCCATATCTACTCGGTTGGGTACATGCATGGCGATCCCGGCTATTATCGCTTCTTCTCCTATCTTAGCCTCTTCACCTTCTCGATGCTTATGCTTGTCATGGCAAACAACTTTCTGCAGCTCTACTTCGGATGGGAAGGCGTGGGTCTCTGTTCCTACTTCCTGATCGGCTATTATTTCAATAAGAAGTCAGCGTCTGATGCAGGCAAGAAGGCGTTCATTGTGAACCGTTTCGGCGACTTCGGCTTCGGCATCGGTATCTTTATGATATTCATCACCTTCGGCAATGTATATTATGAGCCGGTCTTCAGCCAGGCGGGCAGCTTTGCAAACACAAGTGTGAACTTCCTCGGCTTTGACGTGCATCTCATGACACTCATAGCGCTCCTGCTCTTCTGTGGCTCGGTCGGAAAATCGGCACAGATGCCGCTCCATGTCTGGCTGCCTGATGCCATGGAGGGCCCTACACCGGTCAGCGCGCTCATTCATGCAGCAACCATGGTCACTGCCGGTGTATTTCTTGTTGCACGCTGCAGTCCCATCTTCAGCCTGTCAGAGACTGCGCTTATGGTCGTTGCTCTCACCGGAGCAATAACCTCGCTCTTTGCGGCAACCATCGGTCTTGTGCAGAATGATCTGAAAAGGATCATTGCATATTCGACGGTAAGCCAGCTCGGCTATATGTTTTTGGCCTGCGGGGTCGGCGCATATACTGCCGGGGTATTCCATCTGTATACGCATGCATTTTTCAAGGCGCTCCTCTTCCTCTGTGCAGGAAGCGTCATGCATGCCATGGGCGGAGAACTCAATATCCAGAAGATGGGAAACCTTAAAAAATATATGCCGGTCACCTATATCACCATGCTGATCGCCTCGTTCAGTATCTCGGGAATACCGGGTCTTGCAGGATTTTTCAGCAAGGACGAGATCCTCTGGCTCGCCTATTCAGGCCCGAGTCCTGTCGGAAAATTTGTTTGGGCAATCGGCACACTGGTAGCGTTCCTTACGGCATTCTATTCCTTCAGGCTTATATTCCTGACATTCCATGGCCCATTTCGAGGGACACACGAGCAGGAGCACCATCTCCATGAGTCGCCGAAGTCCATGACCGTACCGCTGATGCTCCTCTGCATCGGTGCGGTGGCAGCAGGGTGGGTCGGTATTCCCCATCTCGTCGGCGGCGGCGCCCATTTCACCGAGTTCATGAAACCGGTGCTGGGACATCCGGAGGGGCATGGCACACATGCAGAGGAATGGATGGTCATGGGCATATCTGTAATGGTAGGACTTGCGGGAATCGGTCTTGCCTATTTCATGTATTTGGTCAGACCCGAACTGCCTGCAAGGATAAGCCAGCAGTTTGCTGCTGTTCACAGGATTCTCTTTAACAAGTATTATGTTGATGAACTTTACGACCTCATAATCATCAGACCGACTATCTGGATCGCAAAGAACGTTCTGATAGGGGTCACGGACGCACGGATCATCGAGGCTATTGTCAATGGCGTGCCGAATGCGATTGCTGCCTTCAGTTCCGGACTGAGGCGAATTCAGACAGGGCTTATGCAGCACTATGCGACTATTATGGCAACCGGTATTCTGCTGATTATTGCCATGATGCTCCTGAGGTAG